The following are encoded in a window of Cyprinus carpio isolate SPL01 chromosome A13, ASM1834038v1, whole genome shotgun sequence genomic DNA:
- the LOC122147223 gene encoding enoyl-CoA hydratase, mitochondrial-like, with product MALLCRSTGLLLKHSKLLPSAFAATRQCSSGGQYQYILVDKKGEKKNVGFIQLNRPKALNALCDGLMLEVGRALDAFEADSEVGAIVVTGSEKAFAAGADIKEMQNRTFQECYGGNFLAHWNRVSTVKKPVIAAVNGFALGGGCEFAMMCDIIYAGEKAQFGQPEILLGTIPGAGGTQRLTRAVGKSLAMEMVLTGDRISAQEAKQSGLVSKVFPVDQLVSEAVRCGEKISGNSKLVSAMAKEAVNAAFELTLAEGSRLEKRLFHATFATEDRKEGMTAFVEKRKAAFQDN from the exons ATGGCGCTGCTCTGCAGATCAACAGGGTTACTTCTCAAACACAGTAAACTGCTACCTTCTGCATTCGCAGCAACAAGACAATGCAGTTCAG GTGGCCAGTATCAGTATATACTAGTTGACAAAAAGGGTGAAAAGAAGAATGTTGGCTTCATCCAGCTGAACAGACCAAAGGCCCTGAATGCTCTTTGTGATGGGCTTATGCTGGAGGTGGGCAGAGCCCTAGATGCATTTGAGGCTGACAGCGAAGTGGGAGCAATTGTCGTCACAGGAAGTGAAAAAGCCTTTGCAG CTGGAGCTGATATTAAAGAGATGCAGAATCGAACCTTTCAAGAGTGCTATGGTGGAAACTTCTTGGCACATTGGAATAGGGTATCAACGGTCAAAAAGCCTGTTATTGCTGCTGTCAATGGGTTTGCG CTTGGTGGAGGATGTGAGTTTGCCATGATGTGTGACATAATCTATGCTGGGGAGAAAGCACAGTTTGGACAGCCAGAAATCCTGCTTGGGACCATTCCTG GTGCTGGTGGCACTCAGAGGCTAACAAGAGCAGTGGGAAAATCCCTCGCAATGGAGATGGTTCTCACAGGAGACAGAATCTCAGCTCAGGAGGCAAAGCAGTCTG GTCTGGTAAGTAAAGTGTTTCCTGTGGATCAGCTGGTTTCAGAAGCGGTCAGATGTGGAGAGAAAATATCTGGCAATTCCAAACTTGTCTCTGCAATGGCAAAGGAAGCTGTTAACGCAG CAtttgaactgactttagctgaggGCAGTCGACTTGAGAAAAGATTGTTCCATGCAACCTTTGCAACG GAGGACAGAAAGGAGGGCATGACCGCTTTTGTAGAGAAGCGAAAGGCTGCTTTCCAGGACAATTAA
- the LOC109083108 gene encoding fucose mutarotase has product MVILKGIPSILTPELLYVLAQMGHGDELVLADANFPTSSICKCGPVEIRADGVGIPELLKAILRLFPLDTYDDSAAVMDLVQSDKLKGLKVPVWDQYSDLLKQAGSDGNFKFVERFAFYERAKKTFAVVATGETALYGNLIIKKGVIPPGEQC; this is encoded by the exons ATGGTTATACTAAAAGGAATCCCGTCCATACTTACGCCTGAATTATTGTATGTTTTGGCGCAAATGGGACATGGAGATGAACTTG ttcttgcaGACGCAAATTTTCCCACCTCATCTATTTGTAAATGTGGTCCAGTGGAAATAAGAGCGGATG GTGTAGGTATACCAGAACTTCTGAAGGCAATACTGAGGCTTTTTCCTCTTGATACCTATGATGATTCG GCAGCTGTCATGGACCTTGTGCAGAGTGACAAATTAAAGGGGCTGAAAGTGCCGGTATGGGACCAGTACTCTGACCTCCTGAAACAAGCAGGATCAGAT ggtAACTTCAAGTTTGTTGAGCGTTTTGCATTTTATGAGCGTGCCAAAAAGACATTTGCTGTAGTGGCAACTGG GGAGACTGCACTGTATGGAAATCTCATAATCAAGAAAGGCGTCATTCCGCCTGGTGAACAGTGCTGA
- the LOC109083120 gene encoding uncharacterized protein LOC109083120 isoform X2 codes for MIRFSVLVCLSVLLFSTSAKPYRPREKELGKAVQDTIVGKMILGMKEVEPPQDMDIADFDNDPNMLIWKVVKEEIQQKYDRPEEDEDAFYHSFHIKRPADAKQPENYFQLLEHDQVRMYDKPEEDRDDLYHGMFDVAEEPMRGEKDVIGGNGRPMYLSPEVDKDGLYHADVKEHQSDQQALPINIFPIRPKRVHAEPEVDLDDLYHKQ; via the exons ATGATCAG GTTTTCTGTTCTAGTCTGCCTATCAGTGCTGCTGTTTAGCACTTCAGCCAAGCCATACAGGCCCAGG GAAAAAGAGTTGGGCAAAGCAGTCCAGGACACTATAGT TGGGAAGATGATCCTGGGAATGAAGGAGGTGGAGCCACCACAGGACATGGACATTGCAGATTTTGACAATGATCCCAACATGTTGATTTGGAAAGTTGTAAAAGAAGAAATACAGCAGAAATATGACAGACCTGAAGAGGATGAAGATGCTTTCTACCACTCCTTTCACATAAAACGTCCAGCTGATGCAAAACAGCCTGAAAACTACTTTCAGTTATTGGAACATGATCAGGTACGGATGTATGACAAACCAGAAGAAGACAGGGATGATCTATACCACGGTATGTTTGATGTAGCTGAAGAGCCAATGAGAGGAGAGAAGGATGTAATTGGAGGTAATGGCAGGCCCATGTACTTAAGCCCTGAAGTGGACAAAGACGGCCTGTACCACGCAGATGTTAAAGAACATCAGTCTGACCAGCAGGCTCTCCCGATAAATATATTCCCTATTCGCCCTAAAAGGGTGCACGCAGAGCCAGAGGTAGACCTGGATGACCTTTATCATAAGCAATGA
- the LOC109083120 gene encoding uncharacterized protein LOC109083120 isoform X1 yields MIRFSVLVCLSVLLFSTSAKPYRPREKELGKAVQDTIVFDHPSGKMILGMKEVEPPQDMDIADFDNDPNMLIWKVVKEEIQQKYDRPEEDEDAFYHSFHIKRPADAKQPENYFQLLEHDQVRMYDKPEEDRDDLYHGMFDVAEEPMRGEKDVIGGNGRPMYLSPEVDKDGLYHADVKEHQSDQQALPINIFPIRPKRVHAEPEVDLDDLYHKQ; encoded by the exons ATGATCAG GTTTTCTGTTCTAGTCTGCCTATCAGTGCTGCTGTTTAGCACTTCAGCCAAGCCATACAGGCCCAGG GAAAAAGAGTTGGGCAAAGCAGTCCAGGACACTATAGT TTTTGATCATCCCAGTGGGAAGATGATCCTGGGAATGAAGGAGGTGGAGCCACCACAGGACATGGACATTGCAGATTTTGACAATGATCCCAACATGTTGATTTGGAAAGTTGTAAAAGAAGAAATACAGCAGAAATATGACAGACCTGAAGAGGATGAAGATGCTTTCTACCACTCCTTTCACATAAAACGTCCAGCTGATGCAAAACAGCCTGAAAACTACTTTCAGTTATTGGAACATGATCAGGTACGGATGTATGACAAACCAGAAGAAGACAGGGATGATCTATACCACGGTATGTTTGATGTAGCTGAAGAGCCAATGAGAGGAGAGAAGGATGTAATTGGAGGTAATGGCAGGCCCATGTACTTAAGCCCTGAAGTGGACAAAGACGGCCTGTACCACGCAGATGTTAAAGAACATCAGTCTGACCAGCAGGCTCTCCCGATAAATATATTCCCTATTCGCCCTAAAAGGGTGCACGCAGAGCCAGAGGTAGACCTGGATGACCTTTATCATAAGCAATGA